A window of Echeneis naucrates chromosome 13, fEcheNa1.1, whole genome shotgun sequence contains these coding sequences:
- the tagln gene encoding transgelin: protein MAAKGVVGMANKGPSYGMSRQVQDKIDSKYDPELEMILVEWINRQCGASVGKPEPGKMGFQAWLKDGCVLSELINSLFAGDKPVKKVQSSSMAFKQMEQISQFLAAAEKYGVTKTDMFQTVDLWEGKDLAAVQRTLSALGSLAVTKDEGTYNGDPNWFFKKAQENKRDFSDEQIKAGKNIIGLQMGSNKGASQEGMSYGRPRQIL from the exons ATGGCAGCAAAG GGCGTCGTCGGCATGGCTAACAAAGGTCCATCTTACGGCATGAGCCGGCAGGTGCAGGATAAAATCGACAGCAAGTATGACCCTGAGCTGGAGATGATCCTGGTGGAGTGGATTAACCGTCAGTGCGGCGCCAGTGTGGGAAAGCCGGAGCCCGGAAAAATGGGCTTCCAGGCCTGGCTGAAAGACGGATGT GTCCTGAGCGAGCTGATCAACAGTCTGTTTGCCGGAGACAAACCCGTGAAGAAGGTTCAGAGCTCGTCCATGGCTTTCAAACAGATGGAGCAGATTTCTCAGTTCCTCGCTGCTGCAGAGAAGTACGGCGTCACCAAGACTGATATGTTCCAGACTGTGGACCTCTGGGAAG GTAAGGACCTGGCAGCAGTGCAGAGGACCCTGTCAGCTCTGGGGAGCTTGGCCGTCACCAAGGACGAGGGCACATACAACGGAGACCCGAACTGGTTTTTCAA GAAAGCACAGGAGAACAAGCGAGATTTCAGCGATGAGCAGATAAAGGCGGGGAAAAATATTATCGGCCTTCAGATGGGGTCCAATAAGGGAGCCAGTCAGGAGGGTATGAGCTACGGACGACCCCGGCAGATCCTGTAG
- the LOC115052523 gene encoding complement C1q-like protein 2 — MRAIVLLCLLHALGGETQYSWDGPVQTAMPQMEPYKTEPYKNDACLEDQASCGCCLLKTEMKRMKEFFNLTSEEMKKELKESKMILNNMRASRSAFSVALTDDKMSSCHGPFPDDSVITYKRVFLNLGDSYDMQTGRFTAPRSGVYSLAVTMYGAVTAGKMATCTQLQVNNREVTTLLERNGQDTQDSASVVVALRLKAGDQVAVKLLKGCSVCDSNNHYNTFTGFLLYATG, encoded by the exons ATGAGAG CTattgtgctgctgtgtctgctgcatGCTCTTGGTGGAGAAACTCAATATTCTTGGGACGGTCCTGTCCAAACAGCAATGCCACAAATGGAGCCTTATAAAACGGAGCCCTATAAAAACGATG CATGTCTGGAGGACCAGGCATCGTGCGGCTGCTGTCTGCTTaagacagagatgaagaggatgaaggagtTCTTCAATCTGACCTctgaggagatgaagaaagagcTGAAAGAGTCAAAGATGATCCTCAACAATATGAGAG CCAGCCGCAGCGCCTTCTCCGTCGCCCTGACCGACGACAAAATGTCCAGCTGCCACGGCCCGTTCCCCGACGACTCAGTCATCACGTACAAACGTGTCTTCCTCAACCTGGGCGACAGCTACGACATGCAGACGGGCCGCTTCACCGCTCCTCGTTCTGGCGTCTACAGCCTGGCTGTCACCATGTACGGGGCCGTTACTGCTGGTAAAATGGCCACGTGCACTCAACTGCAGGTCAACAACCGAGAGGTCACCACCCTCCTCGAACGAAACGGCCAAGACACCCAGGACAGCGCCAGCGTCGTTGTGGCTCTGAGGCTGAAGGCTGGAGATCAGGTGGCTGTCAAACTGCTCAAAGGCTGTTCTGTCTGTGATAGCAACAACCACTATAACACTTTCACCGGCTTCCTGCTCTATGCTACCGGCTAA
- the LOC115052524 gene encoding complement C1q-like protein 4 gives MRAIVLLCLLELVRAADYSWGGPGQGAEDRDIDPNTENVCLTDQASCGCCLMQQQIHRMRTFFNMSLTELEKDLMKAKTVLNSIRASRSAFSVALINDKSLKCFGPFRDNKVIIYKHVFLNLGDGYSVDTGIFTVPRSGVYSLALTVYSDAGSPGNSLAACATLRINGQLVSGPREKNMQDQEDSATIVVALHLNAGDEVAVSLPIGCFLCDDSSHYNTFTGFLLYATD, from the exons ATGAGAG CTattgtgctgctgtgtctgctggagTTGGTCCGAGCTGCGGATTATTCCTGGGGTGGACCTGGACAGGGTGCAGAAGATAGAGATATCGACCCCAACACGGAAAATG tgtgtctTACGGACCAGGCATCATGTGGCTGCTGtctgatgcagcagcagattcACAGGATGAGGACGTTTTTCAACATGAGCCTCACTGAGCTGGAGAAGGATCTCATGAAAGCAAAGACTGTCCTCAACAGTATCAGAG CCAGCCGAAGCGCCTTCTCAGTCGCCCTGATCAACGACAAAAGTCTGAAGTGCTTTGGGCCCTTCCGTGACAACAAAGTAATCATCTACAAGCACGTCTTCCTCAACCTGGGAGACGGCTACAGCGTGGACACTGGCATCTTCACCGTTCCACGTTCTGGTGTCTACAGCCTCGCCCTCACCGTCTACAGCGACGCCGGCTCTCCCGGTAACAGCCTGGCCGCCTGCGCCACCCTGAGGATCAATGGCCAGCTGGTGTCAGGACCCCGAgagaaaaacatgcaggaccAGGAGGACAGCGCCACCATCGTCGTGGCCCTCCACCTGAACGCTGGGGACGAGGTGGCCGTAAGCCTGCCCATCGGATGTTTCCTCTGCGACgacagcagccactacaacacCTTCACTGGTTTCCTGCTGTACGCTACCGACTGA